One window of the Dethiosulfovibrio russensis genome contains the following:
- the fliN gene encoding flagellar motor switch protein FliN: MSDELLSQDEINALLEGSLGGDSDGGGGGGSPGLTQAQLEALEDLAGMFSDATTGVIGMLAGREVSVQISEIGEKAQSEVVESIGGNRNLLFSVRCDGFDDAPVSVVMNEGGVVLLADLMMGGEGKDLPDEANELFVNAAQEGLSQVVGSAMTSLSGKLKGRKAIPTDPASEVTEDEWLLFPNLEGDVPVWYVSMEVTIEGLDSFKSFISVPSVHASAFADALIGEPEAPAPSASQPSQGSPTEAPTQRPAQQQAPQPSGSGGAGMSQPPSGEASPPVDVRPAQFSPLQPAAADSSLPSNIGLIADIPVRVTVELGRTRKSVGEVLSFAPGSVIELDKMAGEPVDVLVNGKLIAKGEVVVIDENFGVRVTEILNVGEKIQSIGS, translated from the coding sequence ATGTCTGACGAACTGCTCAGTCAAGACGAGATAAACGCCCTGTTGGAGGGCTCTTTGGGCGGAGACTCCGACGGCGGAGGAGGAGGTGGCTCCCCCGGTCTGACCCAGGCCCAGCTCGAGGCTCTGGAGGATTTGGCCGGGATGTTCTCCGACGCCACGACCGGGGTTATAGGTATGTTGGCCGGACGGGAAGTCTCCGTTCAGATCTCCGAGATAGGCGAAAAGGCTCAGTCCGAGGTGGTGGAGTCCATCGGAGGAAATCGAAACCTGCTCTTCTCCGTCCGTTGCGACGGTTTCGACGATGCTCCGGTATCGGTCGTCATGAACGAGGGCGGGGTAGTTCTTCTCGCCGATCTCATGATGGGAGGCGAGGGCAAGGACCTTCCCGATGAGGCGAACGAGCTGTTCGTCAACGCCGCTCAGGAGGGACTCAGCCAGGTGGTGGGCTCCGCCATGACTTCCCTCAGTGGAAAGCTCAAGGGACGAAAGGCCATTCCCACCGATCCCGCCTCGGAGGTTACCGAGGACGAGTGGCTTCTTTTCCCGAACCTGGAGGGAGATGTCCCCGTTTGGTACGTTTCCATGGAGGTTACCATAGAGGGGCTGGACAGTTTTAAAAGCTTTATCTCCGTTCCGTCGGTTCATGCTTCTGCCTTTGCCGATGCTTTGATTGGAGAGCCGGAGGCTCCTGCTCCTTCTGCCTCTCAGCCCTCTCAGGGAAGCCCGACGGAAGCGCCGACTCAGAGACCAGCTCAACAGCAGGCTCCTCAGCCCTCCGGAAGCGGTGGAGCAGGGATGTCTCAGCCTCCCTCGGGAGAGGCGTCGCCTCCGGTCGACGTTCGTCCCGCTCAGTTTTCTCCGCTTCAGCCTGCCGCCGCCGATTCTTCGCTGCCCTCGAATATCGGCCTCATAGCCGATATTCCCGTCCGGGTTACGGTGGAGCTGGGAAGAACTAGAAAGAGCGTAGGCGAGGTTCTGTCATTTGCTCCCGGTTCCGTGATAGAATTGGACAAGATGGCAGGAGAGCCGGTAGATGTTTTGGTTAATGGAAAGTTGATCGCTAAGGGAGAGGTCGTCGTGATCGACGAAAACTTCGGTGTAAGGGTCACGGAGATATTGAACGTGGGAGAGAAAATCCAGTCGATCGGATCTTGA
- the fliM gene encoding flagellar motor switch protein FliM, with product MTPDVLSQSEIDSLLDVLTSGEVDFEEISQASAEKNVKGYDFRRPDKFSKDQLRAIQMIHESFSRQLTTSLSTMVRSIVTCEVASVDQVAYEEFVRSMVQPTVMGVLEMYPLEGNAVVEMNPNLVFAIIDRLLGGKGEVFGKPRDLTDIESTVIERVFMRMLELLEDSWSTVIDVRFRFESMESNPFFVQICPGTDMVLLVTLRVSIGDVEGMVSLCIPYFVMEPVMDKLSSQIWFASTGKNKDQDHRGFLTASLGTVKVPVHLELGDTVLSLFDVMRLRVGDVIRLDSMLDDPVMVRVGSRIKFTGRPGTVDGRYSVEVIEVADDGSSEEEEE from the coding sequence GTGACTCCCGATGTACTGTCTCAATCGGAGATAGACTCCCTATTGGACGTCCTTACCAGCGGAGAGGTCGATTTCGAGGAGATATCCCAGGCTTCGGCGGAAAAGAACGTCAAGGGTTACGATTTCCGTCGTCCCGACAAGTTCAGTAAGGACCAGCTCAGGGCTATTCAGATGATTCACGAGTCCTTCAGCAGACAGCTCACCACCAGTCTGTCGACCATGGTCCGCTCTATCGTGACCTGCGAGGTCGCATCGGTGGATCAGGTCGCCTACGAGGAGTTCGTGCGCTCCATGGTTCAGCCCACCGTAATGGGCGTTCTGGAGATGTATCCTCTTGAGGGCAACGCCGTGGTGGAGATGAATCCCAACCTGGTTTTCGCCATAATCGACCGATTGCTGGGCGGAAAGGGAGAGGTTTTCGGAAAGCCAAGGGATCTGACCGATATAGAGTCCACCGTTATAGAACGGGTTTTCATGAGGATGCTGGAGCTCCTCGAGGACAGCTGGAGCACCGTCATAGACGTTCGCTTCCGTTTCGAGAGCATGGAGAGCAATCCCTTCTTCGTCCAGATCTGTCCCGGCACCGACATGGTTTTGCTGGTTACCTTGAGGGTCAGCATAGGCGATGTGGAGGGTATGGTCAGCCTCTGTATACCCTATTTCGTCATGGAACCGGTTATGGATAAGCTCAGCTCTCAGATCTGGTTCGCATCCACCGGCAAGAACAAGGACCAGGATCATAGAGGGTTCCTTACCGCAAGTCTTGGAACGGTGAAGGTTCCGGTCCATCTGGAATTAGGAGACACGGTTTTATCCCTGTTCGATGTCATGAGGCTTCGAGTCGGCGACGTTATTCGTTTGGATTCGATGTTGGACGATCCCGTCATGGTTCGAGTCGGGAGCAGGATCAAGTTTACCGGACGTCCGGGAACCGTTGACGGACGTTATTCCGTGGAGGTTATCGAGGTGGCGGACGACGGCTCGAGCGAGGAAGAGGAGGAGTAA
- a CDS encoding flagellar basal body-associated FliL family protein codes for MLKRILLIAVIALIALALGAGGGYFMGLRFGAEERSVTGVSKDLERPGPIVDFGDFVINLADKEPHLVNFELALEASGTKAETILTDGGWRSHIRNEVLLTVKDHIVDDFRSAEGIMELSDDMKRRVNAILPSVDGKVAVRRVLFRKFVTQ; via the coding sequence ATGCTCAAGAGGATTTTATTGATAGCGGTCATAGCCTTGATCGCCCTCGCCCTGGGTGCCGGGGGAGGTTATTTCATGGGGCTTCGTTTCGGTGCCGAGGAGCGGAGCGTTACCGGGGTCTCAAAGGATCTTGAACGTCCCGGGCCCATAGTCGATTTTGGCGATTTCGTCATAAACCTGGCGGACAAAGAACCCCATCTGGTAAACTTCGAGCTGGCCCTTGAGGCGTCCGGCACCAAGGCGGAGACTATCCTGACCGATGGAGGCTGGAGAAGCCACATCAGAAACGAAGTGCTCCTTACGGTGAAAGACCACATCGTCGACGATTTCAGGAGTGCAGAGGGAATCATGGAGCTCAGCGACGACATGAAGCGCCGTGTCAACGCCATACTGCCGTCGGTGGATGGCAAGGTCGCGGTAAGAAGGGTTCTTTTCAGAAAGTTCGTCACTCAGTAG
- a CDS encoding OmpA/MotB family protein — translation MARKKRRKEEKGGAGWLATYGDMVTLLLTFFVLLFAFSSIDVEKFKKMMVSFQGALGVLDGGKSLQEDPLPYGGSSGYDAGEERRQTQSTFQVDRELRSFLKDQEMEQDVSVIVDQRGVTVSLSDQLLFPLGGVDIRPEGKRLLAKLGEFLKGRIPALAVEGHTDDRPLRGGPYRDNWGLSAIRAAIVASYLVDAAGISPSIVQAVGYGPFRPVVPNDSDENRSRNRRVDLVILSKYPKQ, via the coding sequence ATGGCTAGAAAAAAGAGGCGGAAAGAGGAGAAAGGCGGCGCCGGATGGCTTGCGACTTACGGAGATATGGTTACCCTGCTCCTTACCTTCTTCGTCCTGCTTTTCGCTTTTTCGTCCATAGATGTGGAGAAGTTCAAGAAGATGATGGTCTCCTTCCAGGGCGCATTGGGGGTCTTGGACGGAGGTAAATCCCTTCAGGAGGACCCCTTGCCTTACGGAGGTTCCTCCGGCTACGACGCCGGAGAGGAACGTCGTCAGACCCAATCCACGTTCCAGGTGGACAGGGAGCTCCGTTCCTTTTTGAAGGATCAGGAGATGGAGCAGGATGTGTCGGTGATAGTTGACCAAAGAGGCGTAACCGTGTCTCTGTCGGATCAGCTTCTGTTCCCTCTGGGAGGGGTCGATATACGTCCCGAGGGCAAGCGTCTGCTCGCTAAGCTGGGTGAGTTCCTTAAAGGGAGGATTCCCGCTCTGGCGGTAGAGGGACACACCGACGACAGGCCTCTTAGAGGCGGTCCCTACAGGGATAACTGGGGGCTTTCCGCCATAAGGGCCGCTATAGTGGCCTCCTATCTGGTGGATGCCGCCGGAATCTCCCCTTCGATAGTGCAGGCGGTAGGCTACGGTCCTTTCCGTCCGGTGGTACCAAACGACAGCGATGAAAACAGGTCCAGAAACAGACGGGTGGACCTGGTTATTCTCTCTAAGTACCCTAAGCAGTGA
- a CDS encoding motility protein A, whose product MDLATIIGLSLSLILVVGGIVVGGEAAAFVNLPSMLITIGGTMGAVIMANPMDRIKKLGKITRVAFFSQTPDLVSLVQTIVSFAEKARREGLLALEADASELDDEFLAKSIQLVVDGTDPELVKAILDTEISVLEERHASNKGMFDTMGELFPAFGMLGTLIGLIAMLRNLDDPGSLGPGMAVALITTFYGSFMANIFALPTSAKLAARSSEETVVRELMVEGVLAIQAGENPRIVEEKLKVFLPPEQRKELEERHDNEKGGEE is encoded by the coding sequence GTGGATCTGGCGACAATCATCGGACTTTCTCTTTCTTTGATATTGGTCGTGGGAGGTATAGTGGTCGGAGGCGAGGCCGCTGCCTTCGTGAACCTGCCGTCCATGCTGATAACCATAGGCGGAACCATGGGGGCCGTGATAATGGCGAACCCGATGGATCGTATCAAAAAACTGGGAAAGATCACCAGGGTCGCCTTTTTCTCCCAGACTCCTGATTTGGTCTCGTTGGTTCAGACCATAGTCAGCTTTGCCGAGAAGGCCAGGCGAGAGGGGCTGCTGGCCCTCGAGGCCGACGCCTCCGAACTGGACGACGAGTTCCTGGCCAAGTCCATTCAGCTCGTCGTGGACGGCACCGATCCCGAGCTGGTCAAGGCTATCCTCGACACGGAGATCAGCGTTTTGGAGGAGCGACATGCATCCAACAAGGGAATGTTCGACACAATGGGAGAGCTGTTCCCCGCTTTCGGTATGTTGGGAACGCTCATAGGTCTCATAGCCATGCTCAGAAACCTGGACGACCCGGGCTCTCTCGGGCCGGGGATGGCGGTCGCCCTCATAACGACCTTTTACGGTTCCTTCATGGCCAACATCTTCGCTTTGCCTACATCGGCCAAGCTGGCCGCCAGGTCCTCGGAGGAGACGGTGGTCAGGGAACTTATGGTCGAGGGGGTCCTGGCTATTCAGGCCGGAGAGAACCCCAGAATAGTGGAGGAAAAGCTCAAGGTCTTCCTTCCTCCGGAGCAGCGGAAAGAGCTTGAGGAACGGCACGATAACGAAAAGGGCGGAGAGGAATAG
- a CDS encoding flagellar FlbD family protein translates to MIEVSRLNGSVFVLNADLIETVEANPDTVVTLLNGHRYVVKETPGEIMERAAAYRAKRGLPLSLT, encoded by the coding sequence GTGATAGAGGTATCCAGACTCAACGGCTCGGTGTTCGTGTTGAATGCCGACCTAATAGAGACCGTGGAGGCCAATCCCGACACTGTGGTCACCTTGTTGAACGGCCACCGTTACGTCGTGAAGGAAACTCCCGGTGAGATAATGGAAAGGGCGGCGGCCTATCGGGCCAAACGAGGGCTGCCGCTCTCTTTGACGTAG
- a CDS encoding flagellar hook-basal body complex protein gives MLRSLLTGVSGAKAHQKRLDVVGNNIANVNTVGFKKSTVVFQDLLSQTERGAMAPDGNVGGVNAKQVGLGVQVGAIETIHTQGTVSQTGNRTDMAIQGEGYYVVRNGAENLYTRAGQFVLDSNSDLAMSGTGYRVQGNEMTVDEDGVISTGSELSDINIPIGRKMEAKATSTVGYRCNLDSRVDPYLPLGIPDGVKFSSEILGSEYTISVAEGEDVSDFINIRLENEADGSVETLRFSFEGVQQSSHDESTYYPKLELVGSSGHTVNYDAAKGELSIDGTSIPMSAYMNYQAVSIEDSTGTTHTYLAEITEIGNKAQVRLWGEGKNESTGASQVDYFQWNVLKTEDGLFDPDSTLKMTTGEDSEFPDPVSLFLEIDSSGKALNFRGNVSPIIGPATSNSGVNKEGDTTVTPAYTVTSTDGTSATADITYRFQEGTTISDFITLDLADSGIGVGGTINLAFKGVSEDGNVILQPSPSTVSLSASDPDDDTAVIAQDHEVVYNPEKGTLSLVNEDTGKTTWTYSDFNFQTTEINGAQYLVDYSSSDGTVGNYGDTVTLWGPNDMGVMTAFNMDLTAGDVTFNSGTSEYSSASGAGATFASSFAGGAKVTVKPSPTDPSKLIFTYDGTDGGKPVSSIREGSDSVHEGKGTVYDSLGNEHTLEVVWKKVGSNAWSWEAFLPDEPELKLSDNKGVIRFSSEGKLLSGGENTISIGFSAIGADDADVVLDFSGKSFDKEEIEGVTQYGSAFTTKPYTQNGYSMGVLEDFSVSNDGTIIGIYDNGQNRGLYKMALAMFANPQGLVKTGNTCFSKSINSGEPSIVNAMVEGAGTIAGSSLEYSNVDITDEFTDLITTQRGFQASARVITTSDSVLEELLNLKR, from the coding sequence ATGTTGAGGTCTCTCTTGACCGGAGTAAGCGGTGCCAAGGCGCACCAGAAAAGACTGGACGTGGTTGGTAACAACATCGCCAACGTGAACACAGTTGGATTCAAAAAATCCACCGTGGTATTTCAGGACCTTCTCTCTCAGACCGAGAGAGGAGCTATGGCTCCCGATGGAAACGTGGGAGGGGTCAACGCAAAACAGGTAGGCTTAGGTGTCCAGGTAGGAGCCATAGAGACGATCCACACTCAGGGAACAGTGTCTCAGACCGGCAACAGAACAGATATGGCCATCCAGGGCGAGGGGTATTACGTCGTAAGAAACGGAGCGGAAAACCTCTACACCAGGGCCGGCCAGTTCGTGCTGGACTCGAACTCCGACCTTGCCATGTCAGGAACTGGCTACAGGGTTCAGGGCAACGAGATGACCGTCGACGAGGACGGAGTGATCTCCACCGGCTCGGAGCTCAGCGACATAAACATACCCATAGGCAGAAAAATGGAGGCCAAGGCCACTTCGACCGTTGGCTACAGGTGCAACCTGGACAGCCGGGTGGACCCCTATCTTCCTCTCGGTATACCCGACGGGGTCAAGTTCTCCTCGGAGATACTCGGCTCTGAGTACACCATCAGCGTGGCGGAAGGGGAGGACGTCTCGGACTTCATAAACATAAGGCTGGAAAACGAGGCCGACGGCAGTGTAGAGACCCTCCGTTTCAGCTTCGAGGGAGTGCAGCAGAGCAGCCACGACGAATCCACCTACTATCCCAAGCTGGAGCTTGTGGGGTCATCCGGTCACACCGTAAACTACGACGCCGCCAAGGGAGAGCTTTCCATAGACGGAACCTCCATCCCTATGAGTGCCTACATGAACTATCAGGCCGTAAGCATAGAGGACAGCACCGGAACCACCCACACCTACCTGGCGGAGATAACCGAGATAGGCAACAAGGCCCAGGTTCGTCTCTGGGGAGAGGGAAAGAACGAGAGCACCGGAGCCAGCCAGGTGGATTACTTCCAGTGGAACGTGCTCAAGACCGAGGACGGCCTCTTCGACCCGGACTCGACCCTCAAGATGACCACCGGCGAGGACAGCGAATTTCCCGATCCCGTAAGCCTCTTCCTGGAGATTGACTCCTCCGGAAAGGCCCTCAACTTCCGGGGTAACGTAAGCCCTATAATAGGGCCAGCCACAAGTAACAGTGGGGTGAATAAAGAGGGAGATACGACCGTTACTCCTGCTTACACGGTAACTTCGACAGATGGAACCTCTGCTACCGCTGACATAACCTATAGATTTCAAGAGGGAACTACTATTTCCGATTTTATTACCCTTGACTTAGCTGATTCGGGTATCGGTGTTGGTGGGACGATAAATCTGGCTTTTAAGGGGGTCTCCGAGGACGGTAACGTCATCCTTCAACCGAGTCCTTCCACCGTTTCTTTATCTGCCTCGGATCCCGATGATGATACTGCGGTGATTGCTCAGGATCACGAAGTTGTCTATAACCCGGAGAAGGGGACTTTGTCGCTCGTGAACGAGGACACAGGCAAGACTACGTGGACCTACAGCGACTTCAATTTCCAGACCACCGAGATAAACGGAGCCCAATATCTGGTCGATTACAGTAGCAGCGATGGTACCGTCGGTAACTATGGAGATACTGTTACCCTCTGGGGACCTAACGATATGGGGGTTATGACGGCTTTTAACATGGATCTCACTGCTGGCGATGTTACCTTTAATTCCGGTACTTCCGAGTATTCAAGTGCTAGTGGTGCTGGGGCTACGTTTGCCTCCAGCTTTGCCGGTGGGGCAAAGGTAACCGTCAAGCCCTCTCCCACCGATCCGTCCAAGCTGATCTTCACCTACGACGGAACCGACGGGGGCAAGCCAGTCTCCTCCATAAGAGAGGGATCCGACAGCGTCCACGAGGGCAAGGGCACCGTATACGACAGTCTCGGCAACGAGCACACCCTTGAGGTCGTCTGGAAGAAGGTCGGCAGCAACGCCTGGAGCTGGGAGGCATTCCTGCCGGACGAGCCGGAGCTCAAGCTCTCGGACAACAAGGGAGTTATAAGGTTTTCCTCCGAGGGCAAACTGCTCTCCGGCGGCGAGAACACCATCTCCATAGGGTTCTCCGCAATAGGGGCCGACGATGCCGACGTGGTGTTGGATTTCTCCGGTAAGTCTTTCGATAAAGAGGAGATAGAAGGAGTTACCCAGTACGGATCGGCCTTCACCACAAAGCCCTATACTCAGAACGGTTACAGTATGGGAGTGCTTGAGGATTTTTCTGTCTCCAATGACGGAACCATAATCGGGATCTACGACAACGGTCAGAATCGGGGGCTCTACAAGATGGCCCTGGCTATGTTCGCCAACCCTCAGGGTCTGGTGAAGACCGGCAACACCTGTTTCTCTAAGTCCATAAACTCCGGAGAGCCTTCCATCGTCAACGCCATGGTCGAAGGAGCGGGAACCATAGCAGGAAGCTCTCTCGAGTACAGCAACGTCGACATAACCGATGAGTTCACCGATCTTATAACCACCCAGAGGGGTTTCCAGGCCAGCGCCAGGGTCATCACCACCAGCGATTCCGTTCTGGAGGAGCTTCTGAATCTCAAGAGATAG
- a CDS encoding flagellar hook capping FlgD N-terminal domain-containing protein — protein sequence MTTVNPYSSASSSYTAGQSREIKSAMDKDDFLKLYIEQLKNQDPLEPMDTNEMAAQFSQFTTVEQLMNMNSSMEEMLSLQLGNAVSYIGFEVTYSHAYQDDQGNQLTEEKTGIVQSISHENGSVVLKMTDGSEADISRIISVALPGTESA from the coding sequence ATGACTACGGTAAACCCCTATTCCTCGGCGTCCTCCAGCTACACCGCCGGTCAGTCGAGGGAGATAAAAAGCGCCATGGACAAGGACGACTTTCTTAAACTCTACATAGAACAGCTGAAAAACCAGGATCCTCTGGAGCCCATGGACACCAACGAAATGGCGGCCCAGTTTTCCCAGTTCACCACGGTTGAACAGCTCATGAACATGAACAGCAGCATGGAGGAAATGCTCTCCTTACAGCTGGGCAACGCCGTGAGCTATATAGGGTTCGAGGTGACCTACTCTCATGCCTATCAGGACGACCAGGGCAACCAGCTGACGGAGGAAAAGACGGGTATAGTCCAGTCCATATCCCATGAAAACGGATCTGTCGTACTGAAGATGACCGACGGTTCCGAGGCGGACATAAGCAGGATAATCTCCGTGGCTCTGCCGGGAACGGAAAGCGCTTGA